From the Daucus carota subsp. sativus chromosome 8, DH1 v3.0, whole genome shotgun sequence genome, one window contains:
- the LOC108197913 gene encoding receptor-like protein EIX2 isoform X1 produces MGLRFLDLSHNLLFGELPYSWKYFENLVFLNLGNNYFWGRIPMSIGIYILSFYLSHLHFLDLSMKRLSGNVPQCFSSLIAMINGTKTTDHHNNSASPYRRECSVKSHCRFSESIVIYDYLDDALAGWKGKEREYRGNFAYLNMIDLSSNKFTGEFPAGITRLLDMKGLNLSRNQFDGKVPEQIGRLVQLEVLDLSSNNFSGKIPRSMSGLTFLDYLDLSTNNLSGRIPLGSQLQTFNSSLYEGNPGLCGLPLTKGCLGDETSVEFQPSFEGNEVDEDEIVYRRWLYISAAFGFSISFWGICVTLLVNRRWRHAYFMFLTNLKDQLYVFIVVHIAKLKHFTKDRQLLQCLENRVLPAR; encoded by the exons ATGGGTTTGAGGTTTCTTGACCTTTCTCATAACTTATTGTTTGGTGAGCTTCCTTATAGTTGGAAATATTTTGAGAATCTCGTGTTTCTTAATCttggaaataattatttttgggGTAGAATTCCTATGTCTATAGGTATCTACATTCTCTCATTTTATCTCTCGCATCTTCATTTTCTAGACCTGTCCATGAAAAGACTATCAGGAAATGTTCCTCAATGCTTCAGTAGTCTTATTGCTATGATTAATGGAACTAAAACAACAGATCATCACAACAATAGTGCGTCTCCTTATAGAAGGGAATGTTCTGTTAAAAGCCATTGCAGGTTTAGCGAGAGCATTGTAATATATGATTATCTGGATGATGCATTGGCGGGTTGGAAAGGAAAGGAACGAGAATATAGAGGAAATTTCGCTTATCTTAACATGATAGATCTTTCCAGCAATAAATTTACTGGAGAATTTCCTGCTGGAATAACAAGGCTTCTGGATATGAAAGGATTGAACCTCTCGAGGAATCAGTTTGATGGAAAAGTTCCAGAACAAATTGGTAGACTAGTTCAGTTGGAAGTTCTTGATCTGTCCAGTAACAATTTTTCAGGTAAAATCCCTCGAAGTATGTCTGGTTTAACCTTTCTTGATTATTTAGATCTTTCGACCAATAACTTGTCTGGAAGAATCCCATTAGGAAGTCAACTCCAGACATTCAACTCTTCCCTGTATGAGGGGAATCCTGGACTCTGTGGCTTGCCACTCACAAAAGGATGTCTGGGAGATGAAACAAGTGTCGAATTTCAACCATCTTTTGAAGGAAATGAAGTTGACGAAGATGAGATTGTATATAGGAGATGGTTATATATAAGTGCAGCCTTTGGTTTCAGTATTAGCTTTTGGGGAATCTGTGTAACTCTACTTGTTAACAGGCGCTGGAGACATGCATATTTCATGTTCTTAACGAACTTAAAGGATCAGCTTTATGTGTTCATAGTAGTGCACATTGCTAAATTGAAG CATTTCACTAAAGATCGTCAACTTCTGCAATGCCTTGAGAACAGAGTGTTGCCTGCCAGATAA
- the LOC108197913 gene encoding receptor-like protein EIX2 isoform X2 — protein MGLRFLDLSHNLLFGELPYSWKYFENLVFLNLGNNYFWGRIPMSIGIYILSFYLSHLHFLDLSMKRLSGNVPQCFSSLIAMINGTKTTDHHNNSASPYRRECSVKSHCRFSESIVIYDYLDDALAGWKGKEREYRGNFAYLNMIDLSSNKFTGEFPAGITRLLDMKGLNLSRNQFDGKVPEQIGRLVQLEVLDLSSNNFSGKIPRSMSGLTFLDYLDLSTNNLSGRIPLGSQLQTFNSSLYEGNPGLCGLPLTKGCLGDETSVEFQPSFEGNEVDEDEIVYRRWLYISAAFGFSISFWGICVTLLVNRRWRHAYFMFLTNLKDQLYVFIVVHIAKLKVRLQG, from the coding sequence ATGGGTTTGAGGTTTCTTGACCTTTCTCATAACTTATTGTTTGGTGAGCTTCCTTATAGTTGGAAATATTTTGAGAATCTCGTGTTTCTTAATCttggaaataattatttttgggGTAGAATTCCTATGTCTATAGGTATCTACATTCTCTCATTTTATCTCTCGCATCTTCATTTTCTAGACCTGTCCATGAAAAGACTATCAGGAAATGTTCCTCAATGCTTCAGTAGTCTTATTGCTATGATTAATGGAACTAAAACAACAGATCATCACAACAATAGTGCGTCTCCTTATAGAAGGGAATGTTCTGTTAAAAGCCATTGCAGGTTTAGCGAGAGCATTGTAATATATGATTATCTGGATGATGCATTGGCGGGTTGGAAAGGAAAGGAACGAGAATATAGAGGAAATTTCGCTTATCTTAACATGATAGATCTTTCCAGCAATAAATTTACTGGAGAATTTCCTGCTGGAATAACAAGGCTTCTGGATATGAAAGGATTGAACCTCTCGAGGAATCAGTTTGATGGAAAAGTTCCAGAACAAATTGGTAGACTAGTTCAGTTGGAAGTTCTTGATCTGTCCAGTAACAATTTTTCAGGTAAAATCCCTCGAAGTATGTCTGGTTTAACCTTTCTTGATTATTTAGATCTTTCGACCAATAACTTGTCTGGAAGAATCCCATTAGGAAGTCAACTCCAGACATTCAACTCTTCCCTGTATGAGGGGAATCCTGGACTCTGTGGCTTGCCACTCACAAAAGGATGTCTGGGAGATGAAACAAGTGTCGAATTTCAACCATCTTTTGAAGGAAATGAAGTTGACGAAGATGAGATTGTATATAGGAGATGGTTATATATAAGTGCAGCCTTTGGTTTCAGTATTAGCTTTTGGGGAATCTGTGTAACTCTACTTGTTAACAGGCGCTGGAGACATGCATATTTCATGTTCTTAACGAACTTAAAGGATCAGCTTTATGTGTTCATAGTAGTGCACATTGCTAAATTGAAGGTAAGGCTTCAAGGTTGA
- the LOC108197912 gene encoding receptor-like protein EIX2 produces the protein MAMRNAMHVWFLVFGMLSMETILASSELESNKTMVNNNIKCIETERLALLDIKRGLVSTLRGLSSWGSNKDEKNCCQWSSVECDLNTGHVTHLRLSFLSYRYVHGEPTASNISSSLLLLRNLQYLDLSYNIFDISFLSSIGSLTNLVHLDLSSSQFQGAIPDELGNLSKLSYLDFSDNIFGISIPSFIGSLTNLVHLDLSSSGFQGAIPDELGNLSQLSYLDLSYNQLEGMVPNSFHSLSSLQTVDFTSNKLTGNLQDLFYLLPKAKATLQTLLISENQLTGSLPDITAFSFLTELNVQSNQLNGFLPKKFEHKSVLEALSLSDNHLQGSLPNFSGFSFLKYLNLNDNKFSGSLPDFDGCSALESLHLRGNQLTGWETQSIGQLTNLVQLDLSRNSINSTINEHHLSELYNLYQMNASFNSLTFNMSSDWLAPFKLDHLSLASCRLGPKFPIWIRNQTKISILDFSSTQISDTIPMWFWDNFTRISILDLSSNKISGTLSSIPLHIDVINLSSNYFEGPLPLISPLCLEINLSHNNFSGKLVLSKAEVFGLSLRFLDLSHNLLFGEIPDSWKNFEDLIFLNLGNNNFSGRIPMSIRYLHSLNKLILRNNRLDGELPESLRNCTNLGFVDFGLNGLSGTVPAWIGQDLPQLYALVLKSNKFYGSLPDDLCHLSHLHFLDLSMNRLSGNVPQCFSSLIAMTNNGTRTKDHHNNRILSASPYSNSPYHSGCSAITRCRRNGGDSSYLDEAFAGWKGKEREYRGNFAYLKMIDLSSNKFTGGFPTGITRLLDLRGLNLSRNQFYGKVPLQIGRLFQLEVLDLSGNKFSGDIPRNISGLTFLAYLDLSSNNFSGRIPLGGQLQTFNSSMYEGNPGLCGLPLTKRCPGDETSVEVLPPSNGNEVDEDEILYERWLYISAALGFSTSFWGICVTLLVNRRWRHAYFLFLTKLKDQLYVLVAVRIARLKVRLQG, from the coding sequence ATGGCGATGAGGAATGCTATGCATgtttggtttctagtttttggTATGCTTTCCATGGAAACAATCTTAGCATCATCAGAGCTGGAATCAAACAAGACGATggtgaataataatatcaagtGCATTGAAACAGAGAGACTTGCTCTGCTCGACATCAAACGAGGCCTTGTTTCTACATTGCGCGGTCTTTCTTCATGGGGAAGCAACAAAGACGAGAAAAACTGCTGCCAGTGGAGTTCAGTAGAGTGCGACCTCAACACTGGTCATGTTACCCATCTTCGTCTTTCATTCCTTAGTTATCGTTATGTTCATGGTGAACCCACAGCTTCCAATATCAGTTCTTCTTTGCTTCTTCTTAGGAATCTACAGTACCTCGATCtcagttataatatatttgacaTTTCATTTCTGAGTTCCATTGGTTCCCTGACAAACTTGGTTCACCTTGATCTTTCTAGTTCTCAGTTTCAAGGAGCAATCCCAGATGAGCTTGGGAATCTCTCCAAGCTCAGTTATCTCGATTTCAGTGATAATATATTTGGCATTTCAATTCCGAGTTTCATTGGTTCCCTGACAAACTTGGTTCACCTTGATCTTTCTAGTTCTGGGTTTCAAGGAGCAATTCCAGATGAGCTTGGGAATCTCTCCCAGCTTAGTTATCTCGATCTCTCCTATAATCAACTTGAAGGTATGGTGCCAAACTCTTTCCATAGTTTGTCCAGTTTACAAACTGTGGATTTTACCTCAAACAAGCTCACTGGTAATCTTCAAGATCTCTTTTATCTGTTGCCTAAGGCTAAGGCTACTTTACAGACATTGTTGATATCTGAAAATCAACTTACTGGTTCACTGCCTGATATCACAGCATTTTCGTTCCTCACAGAATTGAATGTTCAGTCCAATCAGTTAAATGGATTTCTACCAAAAAAATTCGAACACAAATCAGTTTTAGAAGCCTTGTCTTTGTCAGATAATCACCTCCAAGGTTCTTTACCTAATTTCTCAGGATTTTCATTCTTAAAGTATTTAAATcttaatgataataaattttctgGGAGTCTTCCTGATTTTGATGGATGTTCGGCGTTGGAATCCTTGCATCTTCGTGGGAATCAATTGACTGGATGGGAAACTCAATCAATAGGACAACTCACTAATCTTGTTCAGCTAGATCTTTCAAGGAATTCGATCAACAGCACAATCAATGAACATCACTTGTCGGAACTTTACAATTTGTACCAGATGAATGCATCATTTAATTCTTTGACATTCAATATGAGTTCCGATTGGCTCGCCCCTTTCAAACTTGACCATCTTTCTTTGGCATCATGCAGGTTGGGGCCAAAATTTCCCATTTGGATCCGAAATCAAACTAAAATTAGTATTCTTGATTTCTCAAGCACCCAAATTTCAGATACCATTCCCATGTGGTTCTGGGACAACTTTACCAGGATCAGTATATTAGATCTCTCTTCCAACAAAATCAGTGGCACGTTGTCCTCCATACCATTACATATTGATGTGATAAATTTGAGTTCTAATTACTTTGAAGGACCGTTACCGCTCATTTCACCGCTATGTTTGGAAATAAATCTCTCTCATAATAATTTTTCAGGAAAACTAGTATTATCTAAAGCTGAAGTTTTCGGTTTGAGTTTGAGGTTTCTTGATCTTTCTCATAATTTATTGTTTGGCGAGATTCCCGATAGTTGGAAAAACTTTGAAGATCTCATATTTCTCAATCTAGGAAATAACAATTTTTCGGGTAGAATTCCTATGTCCATAAGGTATCTACATTCTCTCAATAAATTGATTTTACGAAATAACAGGTTGGATGGAGAATTGCCTGAGTCTTTAAGAAATTGCACCAACCTtggttttgttgattttggttTGAACGGCCTATCTGGAACTGTGCCGGCATGGATTGGGCAAGATCTACCGCAGTTATATGCTCTAGTTTTGAAATCCAACAAATTTTATGGGAGCCTGCCTGATGATCTGTGTCATCTCTCACATCTTCATTTTCTAGACCTGTCCATGAACAGACTTTCAGGAAATGTTCCTCAATGCTTCAGCAGTCTCATTGCTATGACTAATAATGGAACTAGAACAAAAGATCATCACAACAATCGTATACTTTCAGCGTCTCCATATAGTAATTCTCCATATCATAGCGGATGTTCAGCAATAACCCGTTGTAGGAGAAATGGCGGTGATTCTTCATATCTGGATGAAGCATTCGCAGGTTGGAAAGGAAAGGAACGAGAATATAGGGGAAATTTCGCTTACCTTAAGATGATAGATCTTTCCAGCAACAAGTTTACTGGAGGGTTTCCTACTGGAATAACAAGGCTTCTCGATCTCAGAggattaaatctctcgaggAATCAGTTTTATGGAAAAGTTCCTCTACAAATTGGTAGACTCTTTCAGTTGGAAGTTCTTGATCTGTCTGGTAACAAATTTTCTGGTGACATCCCTCGAAATATTTCTGGTTTAACTTTTCTTGCTTATTTAGATCTCTCGAGCAATAACTTTTCTGGGAGAATCCCATTAGGAGGTCAACTCCAGACATTCAATTCTTCCATGTATGAGGGGAATCCTGGACTCTGTGGCTTGCCACTCACAAAAAGATGTCCCGGAGATGAAACAAGTGTCGAAGTTCTCCCACCATCTAATGGAAAtgaagttgatgaagatgaGATTTTATATGAGAGATGGTTATATATAAGTGCAGCACTTGGTTTCAGCACTAGCTTCTGGGGAATCTGTGTAACTCTACTTGTTAACAGGCGCTGGAGACATGCATATTTCCTCTTCTTAACGAAGTTAAAGGATCAGCTTTATGTGTTGGTGGCAGTGCGCATAGCCAGATTGAAGGTAAGGCTCCAAGGTTGA
- the LOC108199621 gene encoding receptor-like protein EIX1: protein MAMRKAIEIVDTYGNLSSWGSSKGKDNCCQWRFVGCDLNTGHVTHLHLSSLNYLDEYDGYDESLASNISSSLLLLRNLRYLDLSHNQLSSIPSFFGSLANLVHLDLSGSYIQGAIPDELGNLSKLTYLDLSHNVFDQGPIPKFIASLTSLTYLDLSANQFSGPIPRQLGNLSKLHHLDLSSNYHLETASIDWLFHLSSLKYLDLSYIFIRIVNFSHWVSLIYKLPSLSVLHLNHCNLRIGAQSSSFANSSAPISVLHLNGNQLDSSIFDWISNLNASIVDLDLGDNKLQDLSYNQLEGMVPNSFHNLSSLQTADFTHNNLTGNLQDLLYLLPEATLQTLLISENQLTGTLSDITAFSFLEKLIVDSNQLNGYLPKEFKHKSILRALSLSNNHLQGSLPNFTGFSFLEDLYLNDNKFSGSLPDINGCSALKSLDLSGNQLSGWETQSIGRLTNLYNLDLSRNSIKSTLNEHHLSKLNNLQLMNASFNSLTFNISSEWLPPFNLAQLSLASCRLGPKFPIWIRNQTEISTLDFSNTQISDTIPMWFWDNFTKIWTLDLSSNKISGTLSSIPLHIDAINLSSNYFEGPLPLISPLCSEINLSHNNFSGKLVLSKAEVFSLSLRFLDLSHNLLFGEIPDSWKYFKDLIFLNLGNNNFSGRIPMSIGYLDSLNKLILRNNRLDGELPESLRNCTNLGFVDFGLNGLSGTVPAWIGQDLPQLYGLVLKSNKFYGSLPDDLCHLSDLHFLDLSMNRLSGNVPQCFSSLIAMTNHRTKTTDHHKASLYRRKCSEITYCTSNIDDGVSFLDEALAGWKGKEREYRGNFPYLKMIDLSSNKFTGGFPAGITRLVDLKGLNLSRNQFDGKVPVQIGRLLQLEVLDLSGNKFSGDIPRNMSDLTFLAYLDLSTNNLSGRIPLEVQLQTFNSSMYEGNPGLCGLPLTKRCPGDKTSVKVPPPSTGNEVDEDEILYERWLYISAALGFSTSFWGICVTLLVNRRWRHAYFLFLTNLKDQFYVFMVVRIARLKVTQQEERPCFSLEFICRV, encoded by the exons ATGGCGATGAGGAAAGCTAT AGAGATTGTAGACACTTATGGTAATCTTTCTTCATGGGGAAGCAGCAAAGGCAAGGATAATTGCTGCCAATGGAGGTTTGTTGGGTGCGACCTCAACACTGGTCATGTTACCCATCTTCATCTTTCATCTCTTAATTATCTTGACGAATATGATGGATATGATGAATCCTTAGCTTCCAATATCAGTTCTTCTTTGCTTCTCCTAAGGAATCTAAGGTACCTCGATCTCAGTCATAATCAACTTAGTTCTATTCCGAGTTTCTTTGGTTCCCTGGCAAACTTAGTTCACCTTGATCTTTCTGGCTCATATATTCAAGGAGCAATTCCTGATGAGCTTGGGAATCTCTCCAAGCTCACTTATCTAGATCTCAGCCATAATGTTTTTGATCAAGGCCCTATTCCTAAGTTCATTGCTTCCTTGACCAGCTTAACTTACCTTGACCTTTCAGCCAATCAATTTTCAGGACCTATACCCCGTCAGCTTGGTAATCTTTCTAAATTGCATCATCTTGATCTCTCCAGTAATTATCATCTAGAAACTGCTAGTATTGATTGGTTGTTTCATCTATCTTCATTGAAATATCTTGACTTGAGTTATATATTTATTCGTATTGTCAATTTCAGTCACTGGGTAAGCTTAATATACAAGCTGCCTTCTCTGTCAGTTCTCCATCTCAATCATTGTAATCTTAGAATAGGAGCTCAATCTTCTTCCTTCGCCAATTCATCTGCACCGATTTCTGTCCTTCACCTTAATGGAAATCAACTAGATTCATCCATCTTTGATTGGATATCCAACTTGAATGCTAGTATTGTGGATCTTGATCTTGGTGACAACAAGTTACAAG ATCTCTCCTATAATCAACTTGAAGGTATGGTGCCAAACTCTTTCCATAATCTGTCTAGTTTACAAACTGCAGATTTTACCCACAACAATCTCACTGGAAATCTTCAAGATCTTTTGTACCTGTTGCCTGAGGCTACTTTACAGACACTGTTGATATCTGAAAACCAACTTACTGGTACACTGTCTGATATCACAGCATTCTCATTCCTCGAAAAATTGATTGTCGACTCCAATCAGTTAAATGGATATCTACCAAAAGAATTCAAACATAAATCTATTTTGAGAGCCTTGTCTTTGTCGAATAATCACCTCCAAGGTTCTTTACCTAATTTTACAGGATTTTCATTCTTAGAGGATTTATATcttaatgataataaattttctgGGAGTCTTCCTGATATTAATGGATGTTCGGCATTGAAATCCTTGGATCTTAGTGGGAATCAATTGTCTGGCTGGGAAACTCAGTCAATTGGACGACTCACTAATCTTTATAATCTAGATCTTTCAAGGAATTCGATCAAAAGTACACTCAATGAACATCATTTGTCCAAACTAAACAATTTGCAGTTGATGAATGCATCATTTAATTCTTTGACATTCAATATAAGTTCTGAGTGGCTTCCCCCTTTCAACCTTGCTCAGCTTTCTTTGGCATCATGCAGGTTGGGGCCAAAATTCCCCATTTGGATACGAAATCAAACTGAAATCAGTACTCTTGATTTCTCAAACACCCAAATTTCAGATACCATACCCATGTGGTTCTGGGACAACTTTACCAAAATTTGGACTTTAGATCTCTCTTCCAACAAAATCAGTGGCACGTTGTCCTCCATACCATTACATATTGATGCGATAAATTTGAGTTCTAATTACTTTGAAGGACCGTTACCGCTCATTTCACCGCTATGTTCGGAAATAAATCTCTCTCATAATAATTTTTCAGGAAAACTAGTATTATCTAAAGCCGAAGTTTTCAGTTTGAGTTTGAGGTTTCTTGATCTTTCTCATAATTTATTGTTTGGCGAGATTCCGGATAGTTGGAAATACTTTAAAGATCTCATATTTCTTAATCTAGGAAATAACAACTTTTCGGGTAGAATTCCTATGTCCATAGGGTATCTAGATTCTCTCAACAAATTGATTTTGCGAAATAATAGGTTGGATGGAGAATTGCCTGAGTCTTTAAGAAATTGCACCAACCTTGGTTTTGTCGATTTTGGTTTGAACGGCCTATCTGGAACTGTGCCGGCATGGATTGGGCAAGATCTACCGCAGTTGTATGGTCTAGTTTTGAAATCCAACAAATTTTATGGGAGCCTGCCTGATGATCTGTGTCATCTCTCAGATCTTCATTTTCTAGACCTGTCCATGAACAGACTTTCAGGAAATGTCCCTCAATGCTTCAGCAGTCTGATTGCTATGACTAATCATAGAACTAAAACAACAGATCATCACAAAGCATCTCTATATCGTAGAAAATGTTCAGAAATAACCTATTGTACGAGCAATATTGATGATGGTGTTTCATTTCTGGATGAAGCATTGGCAGGTTGGAAAGGAAAGGAACGAGAATACAGGGGAAATTTCCCTTACCTTAAGATGATAGATCTTTCCAGCAACAAATTTACTGGAGGATTTCCTGCTGGAATAACAAGGCTTGTCGATCTCAAAGGATTGAACCTCTCGAGGAATCAGTTTGATGGAAAAGTTCCGGTACAAATTGGTAGACTACTTCAATTGGAAGTTCTTGATCTGTCTGGTAACAAATTTTCAGGTGATATCCCTCGAAATATGTCTGATTTAACCTTTCTTGCTTATTTAGATCTCTCGACCAATAACTTATCTGGAAGAATCCCATTAGAAGTTCAACTCCAGACATTCAATTCTTCAATGTATGAGGGGAATCCTGGACTCTGTGGCTTGCCACTCACAAAAAGATGTCCTGGAGATAAAACAAGTGTCAAAGTCCCCCCACCATCTACTGGAAATGAAGTTGATGAAGACGAGATTTTATATGAGAGATGGTTATATATAAGTGCAGCTCTTGGTTTCAGCACTAGTTTTTGGGGAATATGTGTAACTCTACTTGTTAACAGGCGCTGGAGACATGCATATTTCCTGTTCTTGACGAACTTAAAGGATCAGTTTTATGTGTTCATGGTAGTGCGCATTGCCAGATTGAAG GTCACCCAGCAAGAGGAAAGGCCATGTTTCAGCCTGGAGTTTATCTGTCGAGTTTGA